A genome region from Triticum aestivum cultivar Chinese Spring chromosome 2B, IWGSC CS RefSeq v2.1, whole genome shotgun sequence includes the following:
- the LOC123045528 gene encoding DDT domain-containing protein DDB_G0282237, with amino-acid sequence MPLFKRTPFFLLDPPKDLDPKEKVFQVRFTKEIFRDYQEYLNRLNLYRKRVWTCKVSGKSNLTYEEALVSEQRAAEKAQQLPRELMSPVLQMIQYSTLSLTDLVNKIYGSLQENLFEGLELHAKRDGLEAACKILKVIGSGETTSYEVGWIGQDNAITSTSVLRADDLIRKKAPCGRNMLKIFIRESTSQNSPWIVHMNLAKKYGIPTEPPKDMINGEGLSKARKRLANGTAEDASKRSKKDEEEQVVPVKYPIDDLLVKPVADDPVLSKRCPPSTDFKVPISSVGDLLMVWDFCMSFGRLLCLSPFSLSDLENAICHKETNLVLLVEIHTALLNLLINDEGEYFEFIQDKNRKSKVSLVTWKEYLCDFMEMTSISSNISTVRRGHYGLVPTSLKLEILRELVDEAIATIAVKEKLDERIDQQQALAAEKREIARKNKEEQKLIMEVATEKEMNQTNAVQDGNENVNGQLVAKEGKERKNTPASKMGDAKLHLGRHLEKELLDQSVRTSPLGKDRFYNRYWFFKREGRLFVESADSKEWGYYSTKEELDALIGSLNIKGIRERALKQQLDKFYNKISIAVEKRLKEVTHQLLVEEAVLRRSSRVHAHPKDSPSTSFLEYVNTWKPITKRNKSKEDRAT; translated from the exons ATGCCTCTCTTCAAGAGGACACCTTTCTTCTTACTGGACCCGCCAAAGGACTTGGATCCCAAGGAGAAGGTGTTCCAAGTTCGATTTACTAAGGAGATATTTCGAGATTACCA GGAATACCTGAATAGGTTGAACCTTTACCGTAAAAGAGTTTGGACATGTAAGGTGTCTGGAAAATCCAATTTAACCTATGAGGAAGCTTTGGTCTCAGAGCAGCGCGCTGCAGAGAAGGCTCAACAGTTGCCAAGAGAGCTTATGTCTCCTGTTCTCCAGATGATTCAATACA GTACACTTAGCTTAACTGACCTTGTCAACAAGATATATGGCAGTCTGCAAGAGAATCTGTTTGAAGGATTAGAATTACATGCTAAAAGAGATGGTTTGGAGGCTGCTTGCAAGATTCTGAAGGTTATAGGTTCAGGTGAAACCACAAGCTATGAGGTGGGCTGGATTGGTCAAGACAATGCAATTACCAGCACTTCAGTTCTCAGAGCGGACGATCTGATTCGCAAGAAAGCGCCTTGTGGTCGTAATATGCTCAAGATTTTTATCAGGGAATCAACATCACAAAACTCTCCATGGATCGTACATATGAATCTTGCGAAGAAATATGGCATACCCACCGAGCCTCCAAAAGACATGATT AATGGTGAAGGATTGTCCAAAGCAAGGAAAAGACTAGCGAATGGGACTGCAGAAGATGCCAGCAAAAGGTCAAAGAAAG ATGAAGAGGAACAAGTAGTACCAGTTAAATACCCAATCGATGATCTTTTAGTAAAGCCGGTGGCAGATGACCCTGTTTTGTCGAAGAGATGCCCACCATCCACAGATTTCAAAGTCCCTATAAGTTCTGTGGGAGATCTCCTGATGGTCTGGGATTTCTGCATGTCTTTTGGGAGGCTTTTATGCTTGTCGCCGTTTTCCCTATCAGATCTGGAGAATGCAATTTGCCACAAAGAAACCAATCTTGTTCTTCTTGTGGAAATACATACTGCACTTCTCAATTTGCTTATTAATGATGAAGGTGAATATTTTGAGTTTATCCAGGACAAGAACAGAAAATCAAAG GTATCTTTAGTCACATGGAAGGAGTATCTATGTGATTTCATGGAAATGACAAGTATCTCCAGTAACATATCAACAGTACGAAGGGGTCACTATGGTCTTGTTCCCACTAGCCTGAAACTTGAAATCCTACGGGAATTGGTAGATGAAGCCATTGCAACTATTGCTGTAAAAGAGAAATTAGATGAACGCATTGATCAGCAACAAGCACTTGCAGCAGAAAAAAGAGAGATTGCTAGAAAGAATAAGGAAGAGCAGAAGCTGATCATGGAAGTGGCAACAGAAAAGGAAATGAATCAGACAAATGCTGTACAGGACGGCAACGAGAATGTTAATGGCCAGCTTGTGGCAAAAGAAGGGAAGGAGAGGAAGAACACTCCCGCCAGCAAAATGGGAGATGCGAAATTGCATCTG GGGAGGCATCTTGAGAAAGAACTACTGGACCAATCAGTACGAACTAGTCCTCTTGGAAAAGACAGATTCTATAACAGGTATTGGTTTTTTAAGCGTGAAGGAAGACTTTTTGTTGAAAGTGCAGATTCCAAAGAGTGGGGGTACTATAGCACCAAGGAAGAG CTTGATGCGCTCATTGGGTCTTTAAACATTAAAGGCATAAGGGAGAGAGCACTCAAACAACAGCTTGACAAGTTCTACAACAAGATAAG TATTGCTGTGGAGAAGAGATTGAAGGAGGTGACACATCAGTTGTTAGTTGAAGAGGCTGTATTGCGGCGTTCTTCTCGTGTACATGCTCATCCAAAGGACAGCCCCTCTACGTCATTCCTCGAGTATGTCAACACATGGAAGCCTATTACAAAGAGAAACAAATCAAAAGAAGATCGAGCTACTTAG